The following proteins are co-located in the Solea senegalensis isolate Sse05_10M linkage group LG12, IFAPA_SoseM_1, whole genome shotgun sequence genome:
- the arl9 gene encoding ADP-ribosylation factor-like protein 9: protein MVGLRETGFLGASVALAAGVAYLIWNYASSSGQKKTGSRRSGENDTSPTRKEDNRRKKEEEEKRVVEEEEEITEQTAVVTAATAAVTAAPPAEAVTAAPPAPAAAAVTATKEPTRTQSQHVQPRGTQVLVLGLEGAGKSSLLHCLATGSLELDLQPTQGLNAVSINREDMHLELLEIGGKEELRPYWQKYMSRALLLVFVVDSSDAQLFPVAKGHLHELLASDPCLPLMVLANKQDLPGACSITDLHDALSLSEAGDRKIFLIGAHLKKGEAELSSGVQDARELIMQMVCEGR, encoded by the exons ATGGTCGGTTTGAGAGAAACCGGTTTCCTCGGCGCCTCCGTCGCTCTGGCGGCAGGAGTCGCTTATCTTATCTGGAATTACGCGTCCTCCTCCGGGCAGAAGAAGACGGGGAGCCGGCGGTCCGGAGAGAACGACACGAGTCCCACACGAAAAGAAGATAataggaggaaaaaagaggaagaagagaagagagtcgtagaggaggaggaagagataaCCGAGCAGACTGCCGTTGtaactgctgctactgctgctgttactgctgctcctcctgctgaagctgttactgctgctcctcctgctcctgctgctgctgctgttactgcgaCTAAAGAACCTACACGGACACAG TCCCAGCATGTGCAGCCGAGGGGGACCCAGGTTCTGGTTCTGGGTCTGGAAGGAGCCGGTAAATCCAGTCTGCTGCACTGTCTGGCCACGGGCAGCCTGGAGCTGGACCTACAGCCGACGCAGGGCCTCAACGCCGTCTCCATCAACAGAGAGGACATGCACCTCGAGTTACTAGAAA tcgGAGGTAAAGAGGAGCTGAGGCCGTACTGGCAGAAATACATGTCCAGGGCTCTTCTGCTCGTCTTTGTGGTCGACTCGTCCGATGCGCAGCTCTTCCCGGTTGCTAAGGGACATCTCCACGAGCTGTTGGCCTCTGACCCCTGCCTGCCTTTAATGGTGCTGGCCAACAAGCAG GATCTGCCGGGCGCCTGCAGCATCACCGACCTCCACGACGCGCTGTCCCTGTCCGAGGCCGGAGACCGCAAGATCTTCCTCATCGGTGCCCACCTGAAAAAGGGGGAGGCGGAGCTTAGCTCAGGTGTTCAGGATGCTCGCGAACTGATCATGCAGATGGTTTGTGAGGGCAGATAA